One Bacteroidota bacterium genomic window carries:
- a CDS encoding cation:proton antiporter: METGILSDIVIIFALSISVNLLFNRLKVPNIIGYMLTGIIAGPHLLGLIKGKHEIELMAEIGVVLLMFTLGLEFSLKQLIKIRKVVFLGGFLQFVLTGLVIFGVAKVFDLPPRTAIFAGFITSLSSTAIVLKILQERSELTSNYGRTVIGILIFQDLMLVPLLLFTQFMSGDNLEIGQDLLLLSLKGIGIIAFIYAGSKWATPWLLKFLVTRKNQELFLMSVFLFCIAVALLTFSLGMSLAFGAFLAGLMISASDYSHNVFGNLVPFKNMFASFFFVSIGMLLDLSYVFDNLALVSFTLLLVLLVKTIIAGGTGFILGHTFRGTVLVGIALSQVGEFSFVLAKIGRSQQLLPENLFQLFLSVAVLSMSLTPFFISIARPFTNFLLKLPLPRVLIDGLFPLKEIPVPEYTGHLVIIGKDLRAQKLSMLAKKQDIPYVSICFDPIMVREKQIAGEAVIYGDALNEPILLKAHVERADIVVVSVGDVIASTAIIDKVRQINHHAFILGRAKNVEDLELLFKQGANHIVPEKFETAIEFFNQILKKRLMPQRDISVLVNRVREDYYGVFREYSRTEPGWFLEELPDFEINAYRVETGSEIVGRSLRDIALRRRMNVTLLAIKRENEIIEHPDADISFVPDDCIYLLGRPENLVQAQKMLTSNQTIHEEPLTN; the protein is encoded by the coding sequence ATGGAAACCGGAATACTCAGCGATATTGTAATCATCTTTGCGCTTTCTATTAGTGTTAACTTACTGTTTAACAGACTGAAGGTACCCAACATTATTGGCTACATGCTTACAGGCATCATTGCCGGCCCCCACCTGCTCGGTTTAATAAAAGGGAAACACGAAATTGAACTGATGGCCGAAATTGGTGTGGTTCTGCTGATGTTTACACTGGGCCTTGAGTTTTCGCTGAAACAACTTATTAAAATCCGAAAGGTGGTTTTTCTGGGTGGATTTTTGCAATTTGTCCTCACTGGACTGGTAATCTTTGGGGTAGCAAAGGTTTTCGATTTACCGCCAAGAACAGCAATTTTTGCAGGCTTTATCACTTCGCTCAGCAGTACAGCCATAGTACTTAAAATATTGCAGGAGCGCTCCGAACTTACCTCGAACTATGGACGAACTGTAATCGGAATCCTGATTTTTCAAGATCTCATGCTGGTGCCCCTGTTGCTGTTTACCCAGTTTATGTCGGGCGATAACCTGGAAATTGGTCAGGATCTTTTACTGCTTAGCTTGAAGGGTATTGGTATTATTGCTTTCATTTATGCTGGTAGCAAATGGGCCACTCCATGGCTATTAAAATTCCTGGTCACTCGTAAAAATCAGGAACTGTTTCTGATGAGTGTATTCCTGTTTTGCATTGCTGTGGCATTGCTTACTTTCAGCCTGGGAATGTCGCTTGCATTTGGAGCTTTCCTTGCCGGACTGATGATTTCTGCTTCGGATTACAGTCACAATGTATTTGGCAACCTGGTGCCCTTTAAAAACATGTTCGCCAGTTTCTTTTTTGTATCCATCGGAATGCTTCTGGACCTTAGCTATGTATTTGATAACCTGGCCCTCGTTAGTTTTACACTTTTATTGGTATTATTGGTAAAAACAATTATTGCCGGAGGTACAGGCTTTATTCTGGGCCATACTTTCAGGGGTACTGTGCTGGTAGGTATTGCCCTTAGCCAGGTGGGTGAATTTTCTTTTGTGCTGGCCAAAATAGGCCGCAGTCAACAGCTACTGCCTGAGAACCTTTTTCAGCTTTTCTTATCGGTGGCCGTTTTAAGCATGTCGCTCACACCTTTTTTTATCTCTATTGCCCGGCCATTTACTAATTTTTTACTTAAACTTCCCCTACCGCGAGTGCTTATTGATGGCTTGTTTCCCTTAAAGGAAATTCCGGTACCAGAATATACAGGCCATTTGGTTATCATCGGAAAAGACTTAAGGGCACAGAAACTGTCTATGCTCGCGAAAAAACAAGATATTCCTTACGTCTCCATCTGCTTCGACCCTATTATGGTCCGCGAAAAGCAAATAGCCGGCGAAGCTGTTATTTATGGCGATGCCCTGAATGAACCAATCTTGTTGAAAGCGCATGTCGAACGTGCCGATATTGTGGTGGTATCTGTAGGTGATGTCATTGCTTCTACGGCCATTATCGATAAGGTGCGCCAGATAAATCATCATGCTTTCATTTTGGGTCGGGCAAAAAATGTGGAAGACCTCGAACTGCTTTTTAAACAGGGAGCCAACCACATTGTACCGGAGAAGTTCGAAACTGCCATTGAGTTTTTTAACCAGATTTTGAAAAAAAGATTAATGCCCCAGCGCGATATTTCGGTATTGGTTAACAGGGTGCGTGAAGATTATTATGGTGTTTTTCGCGAGTATAGCCGTACCGAGCCCGGATGGTTTCTGGAAGAACTACCCGACTTTGAAATCAATGCCTACCGGGTAGAAACAGGATCGGAAATTGTGGGCCGTTCGCTCCGCGACATAGCCTTGCGCCGCCGGATGAATGTGACACTTCTGGCTATCAAGCGTGAAAATGAAATTATTGAACACCCCGATGCCGACATTAGCTTTGTACCCGATGATTGCATATACCTGTTAGGAAGACCTGAAAACCTCGTGCAAGCCCAAAAAATGCTCACTTCCAATCAAACTATCCATGAAGAACCACTTACAAATTAG
- a CDS encoding NAD(P)H-binding protein, whose product MEKKILVIGGTGMLGKPVAAALKSNGFHVLIFTRTPDEARIKMPGNFEFVKGDISNMESLDQALNGCYGVHINLQGGPSMKSFEKTEHQGTRNILEAAIRQGVERVTFISGASVSEKNSWFPVIRAKYKAEEAIKSSGLNYTIFRPSWFFESLPLFVRNDKAMMLGNNQNPYHWLAAKDYAAMVAVAYLSEEVLNKTLVVFGPEAYTNNEALSRYCEIKHPGIKKVRLSAGAIGFIGLLSFNPALRFLGRFTKYFEGISESEDKYGPEVTILRTTTNLQNWIAPNH is encoded by the coding sequence ATGGAGAAAAAAATTCTTGTAATTGGCGGTACGGGTATGCTCGGTAAACCAGTAGCCGCAGCCTTAAAGAGCAATGGTTTTCATGTTCTTATTTTTACACGTACTCCGGATGAGGCCCGCATCAAGATGCCAGGAAATTTTGAATTTGTCAAGGGAGACATCAGTAATATGGAATCCCTCGATCAGGCTTTGAATGGTTGTTATGGAGTTCATATCAATCTTCAGGGCGGACCTTCCATGAAGTCATTCGAAAAAACAGAGCATCAGGGTACTCGAAATATTCTGGAGGCTGCTATCCGCCAGGGAGTTGAAAGAGTAACATTTATCTCCGGGGCTTCGGTAAGTGAAAAAAACAGTTGGTTTCCAGTTATCCGGGCTAAATACAAGGCCGAAGAGGCTATTAAATCCAGTGGACTTAACTATACCATATTCAGACCTTCGTGGTTTTTTGAGTCACTGCCCTTGTTTGTGCGTAATGACAAAGCCATGATGCTTGGAAACAACCAAAACCCTTACCATTGGCTCGCGGCAAAAGACTATGCAGCAATGGTCGCTGTGGCATATTTGTCGGAGGAGGTTCTTAATAAAACACTGGTGGTTTTTGGGCCCGAAGCGTATACCAACAACGAGGCACTCAGCCGGTATTGCGAGATTAAACATCCGGGTATAAAAAAGGTAAGATTGTCGGCTGGAGCAATAGGTTTTATTGGACTACTGAGCTTTAATCCTGCCCTCAGGTTTCTTGGCAGATTTACAAAATACTTCGAAGGCATTTCGGAAAGCGAAGATAAGTACGGACCTGAGGTTACCATCCTACGCACTACAACAAATCTTCAAAATTGGATAGCTCCCAATCATTAA
- a CDS encoding DUF4256 domain-containing protein has product MTKNHKIQLTMEQQGEMLITLKARFEKNMNRHQGLEWVNVLRRLEGDTEKIWSLYAMETTGGEPDVVAFDTLTGEYIFYDCSVESPKGRRSICYDREALEARKENKPENNAMDMAASMGIEILTEKQYRELQQLGNFDTKTSSWVTTPAEIRKLGGALFCDRRYNHVFVYHNGAESYYGARGFRGSLRV; this is encoded by the coding sequence ATGACAAAGAATCACAAAATTCAACTGACAATGGAGCAACAGGGAGAAATGTTGATCACATTGAAAGCCCGTTTTGAGAAAAATATGAACCGGCATCAAGGCTTAGAATGGGTTAATGTGCTTAGAAGACTGGAAGGGGATACTGAAAAAATCTGGTCGCTCTATGCGATGGAAACCACCGGTGGGGAGCCGGACGTAGTGGCTTTCGATACCTTAACCGGCGAATACATTTTTTACGATTGCTCGGTAGAAAGTCCGAAAGGGCGCCGAAGCATTTGTTACGACCGCGAGGCGCTGGAAGCAAGAAAAGAAAACAAGCCTGAGAACAATGCCATGGACATGGCAGCTTCAATGGGCATCGAAATACTTACAGAAAAGCAATACAGGGAGTTACAGCAACTCGGAAATTTCGACACCAAAACATCGAGTTGGGTAACAACACCTGCTGAGATTCGAAAACTTGGAGGCGCTCTTTTTTGCGATAGACGTTACAACCATGTGTTTGTTTACCACAATGGAGCAGAATCTTACTATGGTGCAAGGGGTTTTCGCGGATCGTTAAGGGTATAA
- a CDS encoding CPBP family intramembrane metalloprotease — translation MLSLHLKIIRWFELLLLYIGLPLLLKYSQNPGLKFVALLLVFGVFLYVLLRDKTFKKRQFRLNGFRAWRMILWRTSLMIIFLLTFTWFFYPAQYFALPAHATGLWAMTVLAYPFVSVIPQELVFRVYFYHRFQGLVANRNLLMLVNALLFSYSHIVFNNWVVLVFTFIASLLFSFTYLRHRSFTIVVLEHSLYGLLVFTIGPASFFHSF, via the coding sequence ATGCTTTCGTTGCATTTGAAAATAATTCGCTGGTTCGAGCTTCTTCTCTTGTACATCGGTTTACCTCTGCTACTGAAATACAGTCAGAATCCCGGACTAAAATTTGTGGCACTCTTGCTGGTGTTTGGAGTGTTTTTGTATGTCTTGTTGCGCGATAAGACATTTAAGAAGAGGCAGTTCAGACTGAATGGCTTCAGGGCCTGGCGTATGATCCTGTGGCGCACCTCACTCATGATTATTTTTCTGCTTACCTTCACCTGGTTTTTCTACCCCGCACAATATTTTGCTTTGCCAGCGCATGCTACTGGTTTATGGGCTATGACGGTACTGGCCTATCCGTTTGTTTCTGTAATACCCCAGGAATTGGTTTTCAGGGTTTACTTTTACCATCGTTTTCAGGGACTGGTTGCCAACCGAAACTTGCTCATGCTGGTAAATGCCTTGCTGTTTTCCTATTCCCATATTGTTTTTAACAACTGGGTTGTATTGGTGTTTACTTTCATTGCAAGCCTATTATTCTCTTTTACCTACCTGCGGCATCGTTCGTTTACGATCGTTGTGCTTGAGCACAGTCTCTACGGCCTATTGGTTTTCACCATTGGTCCGGCTAGTTTTTTCCATTCCTTTTAG
- a CDS encoding aminotransferase class IV family protein: MTGYCYHQFIEAEAITVSAGSIAANRGYGAFDFFGVRHRQAFYLHRHLERFFTTMSLMRLKIEYSPEQLQALVHEIIQRCQEDDFYIKLFAYPIDTFSGSEIPAELFIIPLVLPIDTRFTYNTGIMLISKEYQRFLPEAKSTNYLPLVYWQHEIDLAGAADVLYYNAGIVSETSRGNVFLVKNGKVFTPARNMLKGITRSIILDLLQEKGEPCIERDIAFDELFTADEVFLSGTTKKVLPVTCIDHRIIHKGQIGPTSQWLMSEFESLLGS, translated from the coding sequence ATGACAGGATATTGTTACCATCAATTCATTGAAGCAGAAGCCATAACAGTGTCTGCAGGTAGTATTGCGGCCAACAGAGGGTATGGGGCTTTCGATTTTTTTGGCGTAAGGCACCGACAAGCATTTTATCTCCATCGGCATCTGGAACGCTTTTTCACTACCATGAGTTTGATGAGGCTGAAAATTGAGTATTCACCAGAACAGCTTCAGGCCTTGGTTCATGAAATCATTCAGCGTTGCCAGGAAGATGATTTTTATATTAAATTATTTGCCTATCCTATTGATACTTTTTCCGGAAGTGAAATACCGGCAGAGCTTTTTATTATACCGCTTGTTCTGCCTATCGACACGCGCTTTACTTACAATACAGGCATTATGTTAATCAGCAAAGAGTACCAGCGTTTTTTACCCGAAGCCAAATCGACCAACTACCTACCACTGGTATACTGGCAACACGAAATCGACCTTGCCGGTGCTGCCGATGTTCTATACTATAATGCCGGTATCGTCAGCGAAACTTCTCGCGGAAATGTATTTCTGGTAAAAAACGGAAAGGTATTTACCCCAGCCAGAAATATGCTGAAAGGCATTACCCGTAGCATTATACTCGATCTGCTGCAGGAAAAGGGCGAGCCATGTATCGAGCGCGATATTGCTTTCGACGAATTGTTTACGGCCGATGAAGTATTTCTTTCCGGTACCACTAAAAAGGTGTTGCCAGTTACCTGTATCGACCATCGGATCATTCATAAAGGCCAAATAGGCCCTACATCACAGTGGCTTATGAGCGAATTCGAATCCTTGCTCGGGAGCTGA
- a CDS encoding DsrE family protein, with protein MKLKRALLGVLFIFGSLGARAQSGEVIPYFSGKIMAASILNSVTIILDSASTGDYLELRVDNYQALHNDMMAWASLTGNETLLLDKDALTSTYRIVKHHQGPVYKHFALIVSEDGPDELVSPLGFAWAAALSGMQVSIFFQGSAVKLLEQGYKEKQGGINSVFRHKGQNRHEPGEPITSQEKLRELERLGAQFYACQPSMDRFKVKPTELIFPDIVLSEYITFMEVLAKADIRFFP; from the coding sequence ATGAAACTCAAGCGGGCACTGTTGGGAGTTTTATTTATTTTTGGTTCATTGGGAGCTAGAGCCCAGTCGGGGGAAGTTATTCCCTATTTCAGCGGCAAAATTATGGCTGCCTCCATCCTCAACAGTGTTACTATTATTCTTGACAGTGCATCGACAGGAGACTATTTAGAACTCAGGGTTGATAATTACCAGGCCTTACATAACGACATGATGGCCTGGGCAAGCCTCACCGGAAATGAGACCTTGCTTCTTGACAAGGATGCCCTGACAAGTACCTACCGCATTGTGAAGCATCATCAGGGACCCGTTTACAAACATTTTGCGCTCATTGTTTCTGAGGATGGACCCGATGAATTAGTATCGCCTCTTGGTTTTGCCTGGGCAGCAGCACTAAGCGGGATGCAGGTCTCCATCTTTTTTCAGGGATCGGCTGTAAAATTACTGGAGCAGGGATACAAAGAGAAACAAGGAGGAATTAATTCGGTTTTTAGACATAAGGGACAAAATAGACATGAGCCCGGTGAGCCTATCACATCGCAGGAGAAACTCAGAGAATTGGAAAGGTTAGGTGCACAGTTTTATGCATGCCAACCCTCGATGGACCGGTTTAAAGTTAAACCCACTGAATTAATTTTTCCTGACATTGTACTTTCTGAATACATCACCTTTATGGAAGTACTTGCCAAAGCCGATATAAGGTTTTTTCCTTAG